The genomic stretch AGATGGTCGTGGCGTGGCCGCCCGAAGGCCTTTTCATACCGGGAGTGGTTTTCGCCGAAGCGGTACCTGGAAATCAAGCCGCAGTCGACAAGCAGGTCGAGTGTATTATAGACGGTGGCCCGGGAAACTTGCACCCCTTTTGCGTTGAGCTTTGCGAAAAGGTCGTCCGCGTCGAAGTGACCCCCTGTATGCATAATCTCATCGAGCAGGAGAAAGCGCTCGCGCGTCGGACGGAGCTTTTTCTCTTCGAGATATTGAATCAGGATGTCTTTTGCAGCCGAATCGTCCACGGAGGAGGAGGGTATTTAGAATTGGTCTAAATATAAACAATATCCCGAGTTGAGTCAAGAAAAATCAACGGGGAGAGATGCTTGACCAGGTTCTCTGGATCTTGATTATGACCGATGTGAACAAACATAGCCTAAAGGCTGCGGCTACCAAACCCGAGGAATCGGTAGCCGCAAGCTTTAGCTTGCGGGTTTTTGATCGAGGAGCTGTGCCATGCCGGGGAAAAGACCGCAGCCTAAAGGCTGCGGCTACCAAACCCGAGGCACCGGTAGGCGCGACCTTCAGGTCGCGTGACGGTGAGACAGCGAAATTCAGCGGGTATAGCTTGGGAGCCAATGTTTGATCCGATCTGAGGAATCTTGTACATTCAATAGTTTTTTCACTATTCGCGGGGATTTGATGCTCGATTTCAAGGATCGGATTGCGGTGGTTACGGGCGGCTCAAGGGGTATCGGCGCTGCCGCCTCCATTTTGCTGGCGAAGGCGGGCGCCAATGTGGCGGTGCTCTATGCCGCAGACAGGGCCGCGGCGGTAAGCACCTGCAGAAAGATTCAGGCGCTTGGAAGATCCGCCGAACCTTTTCGCTGCAGAGTGCAGAATTATCAGGAATGCAAGGCTGTCATCTCGTCGATCCTGAAGAAGTTCGGCCACATCGATATTCTCGTCAATAGCGCAGGTATTTGGGAAGAGGGGAAGATCGGATCTATGTCACCGGCCCATTGGAGCAGGA from Bacteroidota bacterium encodes the following:
- a CDS encoding Fur family transcriptional regulator — encoded protein: MDDSAAKDILIQYLEEKKLRPTRERFLLLDEIMHTGGHFDADDLFAKLNAKGVQVSRATVYNTLDLLVDCGLISRYRFGENHSRYEKAFGRPRHDHLICLECGDIIEFVNDKLDKLQQEVCSEHKFKPHNSTLQIFGVCQACQSKKK